Proteins encoded in a region of the Veillonella parvula genome:
- a CDS encoding MFS transporter, protein MVDNNLKNGVDNMDKAKEALWTKSFVLDTLINFLVFLIYYLLIVIIAVVAKDNLHATASQAGLAVGIYIIGTVVARLLAGRFISILGCRKMLYLGLLIYLISTAMYFYTPNLLMLDSVRFLNGFAYGITSTATSTIIAAIIPTSRRGEGINYYGLSTSLAAAVGPFLGILMLHSLGYDFIIAFCVALIILCGIGSVIMKFNEPKLGIESEAHKGIRISDYIEPRMNSISLVSILVGFAYSGVIGFMAAYTKDLDLIMAGTFFFVVYAVVITITRPLLGIVFDMKGENFVLYPCFVSLALGIFLLSIAHSTWLVLLSAVFVGLGYGTFMSNGQAVTVKIVPVHRIGVATSTYFIALDMGLGFGPYILGAVKEVVGYTSMFHVTVVVALLALVAYYLLYGRYVGTERDLSLKARAEEEEIRNRKRNNKLA, encoded by the coding sequence CTGGTTGACAATAATTTAAAAAATGGAGTTGATAATATGGATAAGGCTAAGGAGGCCTTGTGGACAAAATCCTTTGTCCTTGATACTTTGATTAATTTCTTAGTATTTTTAATTTATTATTTATTAATCGTTATTATTGCGGTTGTAGCAAAAGATAATCTTCATGCTACGGCTAGTCAAGCGGGACTTGCTGTTGGTATATATATTATTGGCACCGTTGTAGCCCGTTTGTTGGCAGGACGGTTTATCAGTATCCTAGGGTGTCGCAAGATGCTCTATTTAGGGTTATTGATTTACTTGATTTCAACGGCTATGTATTTCTATACACCTAATTTACTAATGCTTGATAGTGTTCGTTTCTTAAATGGTTTTGCTTATGGTATTACATCTACTGCTACAAGTACTATCATAGCTGCTATTATTCCTACGTCACGCCGTGGGGAAGGGATTAACTATTATGGCTTATCTACCTCTCTCGCCGCTGCAGTAGGGCCATTCTTAGGTATCTTGATGCTTCATAGTCTTGGTTATGATTTTATCATCGCATTCTGTGTTGCACTTATCATCCTTTGCGGTATTGGCTCTGTCATCATGAAATTTAATGAACCTAAACTTGGTATTGAATCTGAAGCACATAAGGGCATTAGAATCTCGGACTACATTGAACCACGGATGAATTCAATCAGTCTTGTTTCCATTCTAGTCGGTTTTGCCTACTCTGGTGTTATTGGCTTTATGGCAGCCTACACAAAAGACCTAGATCTTATTATGGCAGGTACCTTCTTCTTTGTTGTATATGCTGTAGTTATTACTATAACAAGACCATTGCTTGGTATTGTGTTTGATATGAAAGGTGAAAACTTCGTTCTTTATCCTTGTTTTGTATCCTTAGCACTTGGTATTTTCTTATTATCCATCGCCCACTCTACATGGCTTGTGCTTTTATCGGCTGTGTTTGTTGGCCTTGGATATGGTACATTTATGTCCAACGGACAAGCTGTTACTGTTAAAATAGTACCTGTTCATCGTATTGGTGTTGCCACATCCACATACTTCATTGCCTTGGACATGGGGCTAGGCTTTGGCCCCTATATTTTAGGCGCTGTTAAAGAGGTTGTAGGTTATACTAGTATGTTCCATGTAACCGTTGTTGTGGCGCTCCTTGCGCTGGTTGCTTATTATTTATTATATGGTCGTTATGTGGGGACTGAAAGAGATCTTTCTTTAAAAGCTCGCGCTGAAGAGGAAGAAATTAGAAATCGTAAGCGTAATAATAAGCTTGCGTAA
- a CDS encoding basic amino acid ABC transporter substrate-binding protein yields the protein MKFKKIAALLGAFTIASSLLIAGCGQEGNSQKAWRVGTDATYAPFGFKDKDSGKLAGFDIDIINAIANEEGIEADIQNLNFDALLPALQSNTIDIAISDMTISEERAKSVDFSKPYYIAGNGLVVNIDNTNINSFKDLEGKRIGVSIGSTGAEIASKIPNADVRQFNIIVDAFLELQNKGVDVVINDTPVNEYYVNGKGKGIAKVTGEDYDAAPLGIAVKKGNTELLNKINDGLAKIKANGKYAEIYKKWFGKEPPAEVLK from the coding sequence ATGAAATTTAAGAAAATAGCAGCTCTATTAGGGGCTTTCACCATTGCTAGTAGTTTATTAATCGCAGGCTGTGGTCAGGAGGGGAATAGTCAGAAGGCATGGCGCGTAGGTACTGATGCGACCTATGCACCATTTGGTTTTAAAGACAAAGATAGTGGTAAATTAGCTGGATTTGATATTGATATTATCAATGCGATTGCAAACGAAGAGGGCATAGAAGCAGATATTCAAAATCTAAACTTCGATGCGCTTTTACCAGCATTACAAAGTAACACCATCGACATTGCTATTTCGGATATGACTATTTCTGAAGAACGAGCAAAATCCGTTGATTTTAGTAAACCGTACTATATTGCAGGTAATGGTCTCGTTGTAAACATTGATAACACCAATATTAATAGCTTTAAGGATCTAGAAGGTAAACGCATTGGTGTATCCATCGGCTCTACTGGCGCAGAGATTGCTAGCAAGATTCCAAATGCCGATGTACGTCAGTTTAATATTATTGTCGATGCGTTCTTAGAATTGCAAAATAAAGGCGTCGATGTAGTTATCAATGATACACCAGTAAACGAATATTATGTTAATGGTAAGGGCAAAGGTATCGCAAAGGTTACTGGAGAGGACTATGATGCGGCACCACTAGGTATTGCTGTGAAAAAAGGCAATACAGAATTGCTTAACAAAATCAATGATGGTTTGGCTAAGATCAAAGCAAACGGTAAATATGCAGAAATTTATAAGAAATGGTTTGGTAAGGAGCCTCCAGCAGAGGTATTAAAATAG
- a CDS encoding OPT family oligopeptide transporter has product MSDEVRSIPPIEPVLDPKKDYVEINSYVVFWGLFYAAVFTLAVGYLCLKIGQTVDAFAPVSVLAMGTAVILKRQNAFAETVHIQAIASSSTNTLAGAMFFLPALYIWNVTDVSFVQMAIPIILGGVLGVLLCVMFRRYFVEEMHYVYPFPSGRAAAEVLMSNEGSKAKLMLGSGLIALVYDFILNSLGWWQEVIRTATFKWGAALADQTKLTAAVDTDAALLGLGYFTGLRYAAIIAAGSFFSWFVCIPIVYYLAPEHIMQIGGHAVPLGEAPIRKVFLDYVRHIGIGMLAMAGIIGLITMSKVVANVVKNAVLDIFSSKTVDVNLLRTQRDVPTSWIGAGILLCTVLFAAYFHFMYAESFGQTIVAFLIVLIMSFLLSVVGISSIAYTGTEPVSGMTIFMIIISAVCLTAAGMTGKVGMIAVLMMASFIGTTIGMAGNFMSELKVAHMTGATPKKMEQWQIVGTILCAVLSVGVMILLNDAYGFVGDHALNAPQANAMAAIIEPMMTGGSAQWPLYMAGALFAIILWMVRVPPLAFALGTYLPMEINTPLLIGGLIAYFVQNSTKDKELADLRFSKGSTIASGLVAGGAIGSLFSAVLRIAGVDVFAQAWVETPEATYLSIVMYLLLCTFLYKVAMYIKAKHAK; this is encoded by the coding sequence ATGTCGGACGAGGTTCGTTCCATTCCACCCATAGAACCGGTGTTAGATCCTAAGAAAGATTACGTAGAGATTAACTCATATGTAGTATTCTGGGGCTTGTTCTATGCGGCAGTTTTCACACTGGCTGTTGGCTATTTATGTTTGAAAATCGGTCAAACAGTAGATGCTTTTGCACCAGTATCTGTACTTGCTATGGGTACAGCAGTTATTTTAAAACGGCAAAATGCTTTTGCCGAAACGGTACACATTCAAGCTATCGCTAGTTCTAGTACGAACACATTAGCAGGGGCTATGTTCTTCTTGCCAGCTCTTTACATCTGGAATGTAACAGATGTATCATTCGTACAAATGGCGATTCCTATCATTCTTGGCGGCGTTTTAGGTGTTTTATTATGCGTTATGTTCCGTCGCTATTTCGTTGAGGAAATGCACTATGTGTATCCGTTCCCAAGTGGTCGTGCTGCAGCGGAAGTATTGATGAGTAATGAAGGCAGCAAAGCAAAACTTATGCTTGGCTCTGGTTTAATTGCTCTCGTGTATGACTTTATTCTTAATAGTTTAGGGTGGTGGCAAGAGGTTATTCGCACTGCTACCTTTAAGTGGGGGGCAGCCCTTGCAGATCAAACTAAGCTAACCGCAGCGGTAGATACTGATGCAGCATTGCTTGGCCTTGGTTATTTTACGGGCCTTCGCTATGCGGCTATCATTGCAGCCGGTTCCTTCTTCTCTTGGTTTGTATGTATTCCGATTGTGTACTATTTAGCGCCTGAACATATCATGCAAATTGGCGGCCATGCAGTTCCATTGGGCGAGGCCCCAATTCGCAAGGTATTCCTTGATTATGTTCGTCATATTGGTATCGGCATGCTCGCTATGGCAGGCATCATCGGTCTAATTACAATGTCTAAAGTGGTAGCAAATGTTGTTAAAAATGCAGTGCTTGACATCTTTAGTTCTAAAACTGTAGATGTTAATTTGCTTCGTACACAACGTGACGTACCTACATCTTGGATTGGTGCTGGCATCTTGTTATGTACAGTTTTATTTGCAGCATATTTCCATTTTATGTATGCTGAAAGCTTCGGACAAACAATTGTAGCGTTCTTAATCGTTCTTATTATGTCCTTCCTATTGTCTGTAGTGGGGATTAGCTCCATCGCTTATACAGGTACAGAACCAGTTTCAGGTATGACAATCTTTATGATTATCATCTCCGCTGTATGCTTAACCGCAGCAGGTATGACTGGTAAGGTCGGTATGATTGCAGTCCTCATGATGGCATCCTTTATCGGTACTACTATTGGGATGGCTGGTAACTTCATGTCTGAACTTAAGGTGGCACATATGACAGGTGCTACACCTAAGAAAATGGAACAATGGCAAATCGTTGGTACTATTCTTTGTGCCGTACTTTCTGTAGGTGTTATGATTCTTTTGAACGATGCTTATGGATTTGTAGGAGATCATGCATTAAATGCACCTCAAGCGAACGCTATGGCTGCCATCATTGAGCCAATGATGACTGGTGGTAGTGCTCAATGGCCTCTATACATGGCTGGCGCATTATTTGCAATCATCTTGTGGATGGTAAGAGTTCCACCGTTGGCATTTGCCTTGGGCACATACTTGCCAATGGAAATCAATACACCATTACTTATCGGAGGTTTGATTGCGTATTTTGTACAAAATAGTACAAAAGACAAAGAATTGGCAGATCTTCGCTTCTCCAAAGGTAGTACAATTGCCTCTGGTCTCGTAGCTGGTGGTGCTATTGGCTCCTTGTTCAGTGCGGTGCTTCGCATTGCAGGTGTTGATGTATTTGCTCAAGCTTGGGTAGAAACACCTGAAGCGACATACCTCAGTATCGTAATGTATTTATTACTCTGTACGTTCTTGTACAAGGTAGCTATGTATATAAAAGCTAAACATGCTAAATAA
- a CDS encoding FprA family A-type flavoprotein, with protein MHCAQKMTHNIYWIGSNDWTTERFENLFPIPNGVSYNSYFIDDEKTCVVDSVDAEIREEYFDNLTHLLNGRELDYIVVNHMEPDHCQTLLETLERYPNCKMVGNATTFRMFEQFYNTPKPEQYHQIKEGDEICLGKHTLVSYTMPMVHWPEVTCTYEKSTGTLFSADAFGTFGTVNGNIFADQTDFVATYEEEARRYYTNIVGKYGPQVQNALRKISSLDIKRIAPLHGPIWRTPESIQYITHKYLHWSSYTAEKKGVVIAFGSMYGNTRAIAQQLAKQLSKRGVTDIRIYDVSKTNASYIISDAWKYTNLVTIAPTYNLNLYLTMENFIHELKALNFQNHKVSIIGNHSWASAAMKTMVSHFENDFKDIEIVSEPLDIKSSLKEEDLPLIEKMADDIKASIEAAEIKDVF; from the coding sequence ATGCATTGTGCTCAGAAAATGACTCATAATATCTACTGGATTGGTAGTAATGACTGGACAACAGAACGTTTCGAAAACTTATTTCCTATTCCAAATGGTGTTAGCTATAACAGCTATTTCATCGACGATGAAAAGACTTGTGTGGTAGACTCTGTAGATGCTGAAATTCGTGAAGAGTACTTCGACAACTTGACTCACCTCTTAAATGGTCGTGAACTTGATTACATCGTCGTAAACCATATGGAACCTGATCATTGCCAAACATTATTGGAAACATTGGAACGTTATCCAAATTGTAAAATGGTAGGCAACGCTACAACATTCCGCATGTTTGAGCAATTCTATAACACTCCAAAACCAGAACAATACCATCAAATTAAAGAGGGCGATGAAATCTGTTTAGGTAAACATACTTTGGTTTCTTACACTATGCCTATGGTTCACTGGCCTGAAGTAACTTGTACATACGAAAAATCTACAGGCACATTGTTCTCTGCAGATGCTTTTGGTACATTCGGTACAGTTAATGGTAATATCTTTGCTGACCAAACCGATTTCGTAGCTACATACGAAGAAGAAGCTCGCCGTTACTATACAAATATCGTTGGTAAATACGGACCACAAGTACAAAATGCGCTTCGCAAAATTTCTAGCCTTGATATCAAACGGATTGCTCCACTTCATGGTCCAATCTGGCGCACCCCTGAATCTATCCAATATATCACGCACAAATACTTACATTGGTCCAGCTATACTGCTGAGAAAAAAGGTGTTGTTATCGCTTTTGGTTCCATGTACGGCAATACTCGTGCTATTGCTCAACAATTGGCTAAACAACTCTCCAAACGTGGTGTTACAGATATCAGAATTTACGATGTTTCCAAAACGAATGCTTCCTACATCATCTCCGATGCTTGGAAATATACTAACTTGGTAACTATCGCACCTACATATAACTTGAATCTATACCTTACTATGGAAAACTTTATCCATGAATTAAAAGCCCTTAACTTCCAAAACCATAAGGTATCCATCATCGGTAACCACTCTTGGGCTTCCGCTGCGATGAAAACAATGGTTTCCCATTTCGAAAATGACTTCAAAGACATTGAAATCGTTTCCGAACCACTAGATATCAAATCCTCTTTGAAAGAAGAAGATCTGCCATTAATTGAAAAAATGGCAGACGATATCAAAGCATCCATTGAAGCTGCTGAAATTAAAGACGTATTCTAA
- the pepT gene encoding peptidase T: MESMVERFVRYTSINTRSNEESTTIPSTQTQVDFATNVLVPDLKAIGLDEVIYNRENGFVIGTLHANTDEKAPSIGFIAHMDTADYNAENIKPRIVENYDGSDICLNKEHQIFTRRADFPNLKNYIGKSLVVTDGLTLLGGDDKAGICEIMEALTYLVAHPEIKHGKIMCAFGPDEEIGTGADHFDVKQFPVDYAYTIDGESLGQLEYETFNAAGGTVTLKGVSVHTGTAKGIMINCAKLAMQFDALLPGAAVPEHTCGRQGFFMLMSMETQVDTGKMNYIIRDHDKELFEAKKAFFLQAGQTLNEIYGREVCEVSVKDQYYNMYDVIKDNMECVNVAKAAMEKAGITPICDPIRGGTDGSKISFMGIPTPNIFTGVENLHGRHEFACIDDMKKAVEVIVNIVNIEK, encoded by the coding sequence ATGGAATCAATGGTCGAACGTTTTGTACGCTATACGAGCATAAATACACGGTCTAATGAGGAAAGTACAACCATTCCTAGTACTCAAACTCAAGTAGACTTTGCTACGAATGTGCTCGTTCCCGATTTAAAAGCAATAGGTTTAGATGAGGTTATTTATAATCGTGAAAATGGTTTTGTCATCGGCACATTACATGCTAACACTGATGAGAAAGCTCCTTCCATCGGCTTCATTGCCCATATGGATACAGCTGATTATAATGCAGAAAATATTAAACCTCGTATCGTAGAAAACTATGATGGTAGTGATATTTGCCTCAATAAAGAACACCAAATCTTCACCCGACGTGCCGACTTTCCAAATCTAAAAAATTACATTGGCAAGTCCTTAGTTGTAACCGACGGTTTAACACTCCTCGGTGGTGACGACAAGGCTGGTATCTGTGAAATCATGGAAGCGCTCACCTACCTCGTAGCTCATCCAGAAATCAAACATGGTAAAATCATGTGTGCTTTCGGTCCAGACGAAGAAATCGGTACTGGAGCAGACCACTTCGATGTTAAACAATTCCCTGTAGACTATGCTTACACTATCGATGGTGAAAGTCTAGGCCAACTTGAATACGAAACCTTTAATGCAGCTGGCGGTACCGTTACCCTAAAAGGTGTTTCTGTTCACACCGGCACAGCCAAGGGCATTATGATCAACTGTGCTAAACTAGCTATGCAATTTGACGCTTTATTGCCAGGAGCAGCTGTTCCTGAACACACCTGTGGTCGCCAAGGTTTTTTTATGCTCATGAGCATGGAAACACAAGTAGATACCGGTAAAATGAACTACATTATCCGCGACCATGACAAGGAACTGTTCGAAGCAAAAAAAGCATTCTTCTTACAAGCAGGTCAAACATTGAACGAAATATATGGTCGTGAAGTATGTGAAGTATCTGTAAAAGACCAATACTACAACATGTACGATGTCATCAAAGATAATATGGAATGTGTAAATGTAGCCAAAGCAGCAATGGAAAAAGCTGGGATTACACCTATTTGTGATCCTATTCGCGGTGGCACAGATGGATCCAAAATCTCCTTCATGGGCATTCCTACACCAAATATTTTTACAGGCGTAGAAAACCTACATGGCCGTCATGAATTCGCATGTATCGATGATATGAAAAAAGCTGTTGAAGTTATCGTTAATATTGTAAATATCGAAAAATAA
- the mmuM gene encoding homocysteine S-methyltransferase: MGDMMAKRSAFLDIIKEKGALVLDGALGTELERYGCDIQHKLWSAKVLMDQPDIIKKIHISYLAAGADIIQSSGYQATVAGFKGLGYGTEEAIELVKLSVRLAVQARNEFLEAKASGALTLRGIKLGEETPEGVRYFSEGALPKPLVAASVGPYGAFLADGSEYRGYPDVQTEYLEIFHIPRLALFCEEHPDILSFETIPSYAEAIAIARAMSDPFTSKGIPGWISFSCKDGHHVSSGETIIKCAQMIDKVHPITGIGINCTKPEYVESLIKDIRTVTDKPIAVYPNLGESYDSKTKTWYGDAASFVDYVEVWRKAGAEIIGGCCRTTPEIIGDIAKKIHN; the protein is encoded by the coding sequence ATGGGTGATATGATGGCTAAACGAAGTGCATTTTTAGATATTATTAAGGAAAAGGGCGCCCTCGTCTTAGATGGGGCTTTAGGGACCGAATTAGAGCGTTATGGCTGTGATATTCAACATAAGTTGTGGTCTGCTAAGGTTCTCATGGATCAGCCAGATATCATCAAGAAAATACATATTTCTTATTTAGCTGCGGGTGCCGATATCATTCAAAGCTCTGGCTATCAAGCGACAGTAGCAGGCTTTAAAGGTTTAGGTTATGGAACGGAAGAAGCGATAGAGCTCGTTAAACTATCTGTTCGTTTAGCCGTGCAAGCTCGTAATGAGTTTTTAGAAGCAAAGGCGAGTGGGGCGCTTACATTGCGTGGTATTAAACTTGGCGAAGAGACTCCTGAGGGGGTTAGATATTTTTCTGAAGGTGCTTTACCTAAACCGTTGGTGGCAGCCTCTGTAGGACCTTATGGCGCTTTCTTGGCTGATGGCTCTGAATACCGTGGTTATCCTGATGTGCAAACAGAATATCTAGAGATATTCCATATTCCACGGCTAGCATTGTTCTGCGAAGAACATCCAGACATATTATCCTTTGAAACTATACCGTCTTATGCTGAAGCGATTGCTATTGCGAGAGCTATGTCTGATCCGTTTACATCAAAAGGTATTCCCGGGTGGATTTCTTTTTCCTGTAAGGATGGGCATCATGTTTCTAGTGGCGAAACCATTATTAAATGTGCACAAATGATCGATAAGGTACATCCTATTACGGGGATTGGCATTAATTGTACTAAACCGGAATATGTAGAATCATTGATAAAAGATATTCGTACTGTTACAGATAAACCGATTGCTGTATATCCTAATCTTGGTGAAAGCTATGATAGTAAAACTAAAACTTGGTATGGCGATGCTGCTTCATTTGTAGACTACGTTGAGGTATGGCGAAAAGCTGGAGCTGAAATCATTGGTGGCTGTTGTAGAACAACACCTGAAATTATCGGTGATATTGCAAAGAAAATTCACAACTAA